The following are encoded together in the Azotosporobacter soli genome:
- a CDS encoding sirohydrochlorin cobaltochelatase — protein MIRQTKAMVVVSFGTTLASARKTCIESIERDMRQSFPQYDHYRVFTSQFVRRRLASEGIEAPSLEEVLKQLQQDGYQEVLVQVTHVTAGQEFSDKVIAVLERCKGMFATLRIGRPLLERPEDYTALVAALQEQIENLAQGQALLLMGHGSPNRENPAYERLQQEFDKGSEQVVVGALEENCHPNLDDAIKLLLQRRVCKVKLLPLLLVCGDHVLRDMLGAQAESWLNQLRTAGFEVEFEKTGLGERVAVRNLYIQHARDALTEAE, from the coding sequence ATGATACGCCAGACGAAAGCGATGGTCGTAGTCAGTTTTGGCACTACGCTTGCTTCTGCGCGAAAAACCTGCATTGAAAGTATTGAAAGAGATATGCGTCAATCCTTTCCGCAATATGATCATTACCGCGTTTTTACGTCGCAATTTGTCAGACGACGCCTTGCGTCAGAAGGAATTGAAGCGCCGAGCCTGGAAGAAGTATTAAAACAATTGCAGCAAGACGGTTATCAAGAGGTTTTAGTCCAGGTGACGCATGTTACTGCAGGACAAGAATTTTCAGATAAGGTTATTGCGGTCCTCGAACGGTGCAAGGGGATGTTTGCGACATTGCGAATCGGTCGGCCATTATTGGAAAGACCGGAAGATTATACGGCACTCGTAGCCGCGCTGCAAGAGCAGATCGAGAATTTGGCGCAGGGGCAGGCATTACTTTTGATGGGGCATGGCTCGCCCAACCGTGAAAATCCGGCATATGAGAGGCTCCAGCAAGAATTTGATAAGGGTAGTGAACAAGTGGTCGTTGGAGCATTAGAAGAGAATTGTCATCCCAACTTGGACGATGCGATCAAACTCTTGTTGCAGCGACGTGTTTGCAAGGTGAAACTGTTGCCATTGCTGCTGGTCTGCGGCGACCATGTGCTGAGGGACATGCTCGGAGCGCAAGCGGAGTCTTGGTTGAATCAGCTGCGTACGGCAGGATTCGAGGTTGAATTTGAGAAAACAGGCTTGGGCGAAAGAGTTGCGGTTCGCAATCTGTATATACAACACGCACGTGATGCGTTGACCGAGGCTGAATGA
- the cobI gene encoding precorrin-2 C(20)-methyltransferase has translation MAGIFYGVGVGPGDPQLLTLKAVEVIKEADVIIAPKTEKKEDSTALSIARPYLKKDVEVLKLVFPMINDSERLALAWEDNKNAILEQLQAGKKVVFLTLGDPMFFSTYMYVYRLLKDCGFAIETIPGVPAFCAMGSRLGLPLAEGNDVMCIVPATMQEQELDKILETADNVVLMKVYKNFKQIRAGLKKYGFSDNAVMVSKCGLPDEVISYDLNEVDETSVNYLSTILAKKHPLG, from the coding sequence ATGGCTGGTATATTTTATGGTGTGGGCGTTGGCCCAGGAGATCCGCAACTATTGACGCTAAAAGCGGTCGAAGTCATTAAAGAGGCAGATGTGATTATTGCGCCGAAAACGGAGAAAAAAGAGGATAGTACGGCATTGTCGATCGCACGCCCCTATTTAAAAAAAGATGTGGAAGTGTTAAAACTTGTCTTTCCGATGATTAACGATAGCGAACGATTAGCGTTGGCTTGGGAAGATAATAAGAACGCAATTCTCGAACAATTGCAGGCAGGCAAGAAAGTTGTATTTCTGACGCTGGGCGACCCGATGTTTTTTAGCACGTATATGTATGTTTATCGTTTGTTAAAAGACTGCGGCTTTGCAATCGAAACGATTCCTGGCGTGCCTGCGTTTTGCGCGATGGGAAGCCGATTGGGTTTACCTTTGGCGGAAGGCAATGACGTCATGTGCATCGTGCCGGCTACAATGCAAGAGCAGGAACTCGACAAAATTTTGGAAACTGCCGATAATGTCGTATTGATGAAGGTGTATAAAAATTTTAAGCAGATCAGAGCGGGCTTAAAAAAGTACGGTTTCAGCGATAACGCGGTTATGGTCAGTAAATGCGGTTTGCCGGATGAAGTCATCAGTTATGATTTGAACGAAGTGGATGAAACATCAGTCAACTACTTGTCAACAATTTTGGCGAAAAAACATCCGTTGGGCTAG